The Bacteroidota bacterium region CCTCCGGACAATTGAAAGATTATCCCCCAAATAATATAAATCCAAAATCGTAAAGTTTCCGGAACAAATTCCTTAAAAGACATTAATCGATAAGGCTTGTTATCTACTGCACTCATGCTGATTATATTTTACTCTGCACTCCACGTTCATGCCTGCACGCAGTTTCTTTAAATCTGCCGAAGAATTACCTTGGGCAAAATTTATCTTAACCGGAATAAGCTGTTCGACTTTTACAAAGTTACCTGCAGAATTGTCCTGTGGAATAATGGAATATTGTGCGCCGGTAGCATCAGAAATGGAATACACCACTCCTTTAAATATAACATGAGGCACGGCATCAATTTCAATATCAACCGGCATTCCTTCCTGAATATGCTGCATCTGGGTCTCTTTGTAATTGGCAATGATCCATTTATCCTTACTATCCACAATTGATACCACAGTATGACCAACATCCATTAACTGCCCTTCCTGAATATTTTTACGGCCTACAACCCCATCGCAGGGTGCGGTAATTACCGTGTAGGATAAATTAAGTTTGGCCAGTTCAACAGCTGCTTTGGCAACTGCAATATTGGCTTTTTGCTGGTCAAGATGCTGAGTCTGTTCATATTTTACCAATGAAGTAGATTCCTTTTGCTTAACCAGCATATCATACTTGGCTTTTAGGGCTTCATAAGAAGCTTTCATTGATTCATATTGCTGTTTAGTTACCGCATCCTTGGTTAAAAGATTTTTATAACGCTCAAAATCATTTTTCGTATT contains the following coding sequences:
- a CDS encoding HlyD family secretion protein, giving the protein MKQRVKRILSESIIIAVILIGLIWVCSRFIHLGDVEYTDNAQIRQQIVPVNCRVQGFIKKINFSEYQTVHKGDTLVLIEDTEYKLRLAQSIADYQNALIGKSAMGTTITTTKNNLSVSDAAIEEARVLMVNTKNDFERYKNLLTKDAVTKQQYESMKASYEALKAKYDMLVKQKESTSLVKYEQTQHLDQQKANIAVAKAAVELAKLNLSYTVITAPCDGVVGRKNIQEGQLMDVGHTVVSIVDSKDKWIIANYKETQMQHIQEGMPVDIEIDAVPHVIFKGVVYSISDATGAQYSIIPQDNSAGNFVKVEQLIPVKINFAQGNSSADLKKLRAGMNVECRVKYNQHECSR